One genomic window of Nicotiana sylvestris chromosome 10, ASM39365v2, whole genome shotgun sequence includes the following:
- the LOC104227291 gene encoding cytochrome c oxidase subunit 6b-1-like — protein MAEVDNSSTPSLSEQYLLKEKEEKSTAVANPVEETEVKASSTAPSEEVTSRTEETQVVESSEVVPAAPEESSGASDTAAPEINEPSPPVEAASEESTESTEDETSGNGDQQSADETPEIKLETAPADFRFPTTNQTRHCFTRYVEYHRCIAAKGEGAPECDKFAKYYRSLCPGEWIDRWNEQRENGTFPGPL, from the exons CAATATTTACTGAAAGAGAAAGAAGAGAAATCCACCGCAGTGGCAAATCCAGTGGAAGAAACTGAGGTTAAGGCCTCTTCTACTGCTCCATCTGAGGAAGTTACTTCCAGAACTGAGGAAACCCAAGTGGTTGAGAGTAGTGAAGTTGTCCCTGCTGCACCTGAAGAAAGCAGTGGAGCCTCTGACACAGCAGCACCTGAAATTAATGAACCCTCCCCTCCTGTAGAGGCTGCCAGTGAAGAAAGCACTGAAAGTACTGAAGACGAGACTTCTGGGAATGGGGATCAACAATCAGCGGATGAGACCCCTGAGATCAAG CTCGAGACAGCGCCTGCTGACTTCCGTTTCCCTACTACGAATCAGACAAGGCACTGCTTCACAAGATATGTTGAATATCATCG ATGCATAGCTGCAAAGGGTGAAGGCGCTCCTGAATGTGATAAGTTTGCCAAATATTACCGATCCCTTTGCCCTGGTGAATGG ATAGATAGATGGAACGAGCAGAGGGAGAATGGCACCTTTCCAGGACCATTGTAA